The following proteins come from a genomic window of Lolium rigidum isolate FL_2022 chromosome 5, APGP_CSIRO_Lrig_0.1, whole genome shotgun sequence:
- the LOC124656585 gene encoding uncharacterized protein LOC124656585 encodes MAATIDVLDNDDLRDILRRLPAADLLRAALACHRWRRVASRCCPPAAPLLGYFFHPTKDSDRTCFEAVFDPLDASVPRLSLDFAPDASNFQLYDSHQGLLLLEPAVKLPKGIIPRFLVLDPATRRRVLLPPPPRDTVPDDRIWRTSRYYIGSALLSRAHPSRLSFEAICFAIDDGHPRAWVASVDDGDCHWRALPRDEDLLVEFDPWLFEKRGVHAAGKIYWHICNSWRVLVLDPSTLRFSYLRAPDALGCAKYRVGETPEDGRLCIVTDAESQLQLWVRGQTRWSDRGWLLERKIVDLRVLCDMMPGLPNHPMFRTLSVWPSDMDAARSGKVFIRTMGYGRFSFHLDTAKLERLSTETGMDYGHPIFAYFLAWPPAFLAPDQC; translated from the coding sequence ATGGCGGCGACCATCGATGTCCTCGACAACGACGACCTCCGCGACATCCTCCGCCGTCTCCCCGCGGCCGACCTCCTCCGTGCCGCCCTCGCCTGCCACCGCTGGCGCCGCGTGGCCTCCCGTTGCTGCCCCCCCGCAGCCCCGCTCCTCGGCTACTTCTTCCACCCCACCAAGGACTCCGATCGAACCTGCTTCGAGGCCGTGTTCGACCCCCTCGACGCCTCCGTCCCGCGCCTCTCCCTCGACTTCGCCCCGGACGCCTCCAACTTCCAGCTCTACGACTCCCACCAAGGCCTCCTTCTCCTCGAACCGGCCGTCAAGCTCCCCAAGGGCATAATCCCccgcttcctcgtcctcgacccgGCCACCCGCCGCCGCGTGCTCCTCCCGCCGCCCCCGCGCGACACGGTGCCCGACGACCGCATTTGGCGCACCTCCAGGTACTACATCGGCTCCGCGCTCCTCTCCCGCGCGCACCCCAGCAGGCTCTCCTTCGAGGCCATCTGCTTCGCCATCGACGACGGGCACCCGCGCGCCTGGGTCGCGTCCGTCGACGACGGCGACTGCCACTGGCGCGCGCTCCCGCGGGACGAGGATCTCCTGGTCGAATTCGACCCCTGGCTGTTCGAGAAACGCGGCGTGCACGCCGCTGGGAAGATCTACTGGCACATCTGCAACTCCTGGCGCGTGCTCGTGCTGGACCCTTCCACGCTCAGGTTCTCCTACCTGCGGGCGCCGGATGCGCTGGGCTGCGCCAAGTACCGCGTAGGGGAGACGCCGGAAGATGGGCGGCTCTGCATCGTCACCGACGCCGAGAGCCAGCTGCAGCTCTGGGTGCGCGGGCAGACCAGGTGGAGCGACAGGGGCTGGCTTCTCGAGAGGAAAATCGTCGACTTGCGCGTGCTCTGCGACATGATGCCTGGCCTGCCCAATCACCCCATGTTCAGGACCCTCAGCGTCTGGCCCAGCGACATGGACGCCGCCCGCTCCGGCAAGGTTTTCATCAGAACCATGGGGTACGGCCGCTTCTCCTTCCATCTCGATACGGCCAAGCTCGAGCGCCTGTCTACGGAAACCGGCATGGATTACGGACACCCCATCTTCGCCTACTTTCTCGCATGGCCGCCCGCCTTCCTTGCTCCCGATCAGTGCTGA